In Marinomonas algicola, a single genomic region encodes these proteins:
- a CDS encoding DsbE family thiol:disulfide interchange protein, translating into MRRVLLFLPLAVVIGLGFFLWRGLYLNPKELPSALIGKPVPQFELPWLEKPGQTLTQEALKGKVSLLNIWATWCPSCRTEHPFLMELAHRRGIPIYGVDYKDEVPAANRWLSDLGNPYVANVVDDKGSLGLDLGVYGAPETFIIDKRGVIRYRHAGPLNDAIWKRDLLPVFQQLQGE; encoded by the coding sequence ATGAGACGAGTCCTGCTTTTTTTGCCGCTAGCTGTCGTCATTGGGCTCGGCTTTTTCTTGTGGAGGGGGTTGTACCTTAATCCGAAGGAGTTGCCCTCGGCCCTGATCGGTAAACCCGTTCCACAGTTCGAGCTCCCTTGGCTTGAAAAACCCGGTCAAACTCTGACGCAGGAGGCGCTGAAAGGTAAAGTGAGTTTGCTCAACATTTGGGCGACCTGGTGCCCCTCCTGTCGTACGGAACACCCGTTTTTGATGGAGTTGGCTCATCGAAGGGGTATTCCGATCTATGGCGTCGATTATAAAGATGAAGTGCCTGCCGCTAACAGATGGCTGTCAGACCTCGGTAACCCTTATGTCGCCAATGTTGTCGACGACAAAGGCTCTCTAGGGCTCGACCTTGGCGTCTATGGTGCGCCCGAAACCTTTATCATCGACAAAAGGGGAGTGATCCGTTACCGGCATGCGGGGCCTTTGAATGATGCGATATGGAAACGAGATTTACTGCCTGTTTTTCAGCAGCTGCAGGGTGAGTAG
- a CDS encoding IS30 family transposase, with protein MNYQQLTEGKRYQISALLGQEISVSNIARALNCHRATIYRELKRNKKATGYCPDKAQRACLIRRKTSAKYRISSETIDFIRILIEIDWSPEQVSNVLKNCGVPVSHEWIYQYIHDDKRNKGTLYRHLRQGKKRYRKGQRTKAEVIKNKVSIDERPVIVETKKRFGDWEIDTVLGKNGTGSIVTLLERKTRFYLIKKVNSKSAKDVTQATIELLMPFKDHVHTITADNGREFAYHAKIAKALDTKVYFAHPYSSWERGANENSNGLLRQYVPKGTDLRSVTEERIHFAMRRINHRPRKCLGFKQPAVIFKKMCLAA; from the coding sequence ATGAATTATCAGCAGTTGACCGAAGGCAAAAGATACCAGATTTCAGCTCTTTTAGGGCAAGAAATATCAGTTTCAAATATAGCACGTGCACTTAATTGCCATAGAGCTACGATTTATCGTGAGCTAAAGCGGAATAAAAAAGCAACAGGATATTGTCCTGATAAAGCTCAAAGAGCATGCTTGATAAGGCGAAAGACATCCGCTAAGTATCGAATATCATCAGAGACCATTGATTTTATTCGTATTTTAATTGAAATCGACTGGAGCCCTGAGCAAGTCTCTAACGTACTTAAAAACTGCGGAGTTCCTGTTAGTCATGAATGGATTTATCAATATATCCATGATGACAAAAGAAACAAAGGGACGCTTTATCGTCATTTGAGGCAAGGAAAAAAACGCTACAGGAAAGGACAGCGAACGAAAGCAGAAGTGATTAAAAACAAAGTCTCTATTGATGAGCGCCCAGTCATTGTGGAGACAAAAAAGCGTTTTGGTGATTGGGAAATAGACACTGTTTTAGGCAAGAATGGAACGGGGTCCATCGTTACTTTATTGGAAAGAAAGACGCGCTTTTACCTGATAAAGAAAGTGAACTCAAAGTCAGCCAAAGATGTGACTCAGGCTACCATAGAGTTATTGATGCCTTTTAAAGATCATGTGCACACGATCACAGCAGATAATGGTCGAGAGTTTGCCTATCACGCTAAGATAGCTAAAGCATTAGATACGAAAGTGTATTTTGCTCATCCATATAGCTCTTGGGAGCGTGGAGCGAATGAAAATAGTAACGGCCTTCTAAGACAGTATGTGCCCAAAGGCACTGATTTAAGAAGTGTTACAGAAGAGAGAATACATTTCGCGATGAGACGAATAAACCATCGTCCAAGGAAGTGTTTAGGGTTCAAGCAACCAGCCGTTATTTTTAAAAAGATGTGTTTGGCTGCTTGA
- a CDS encoding heavy metal translocating P-type ATPase, which produces MQSKSSTSCCGGCQTEATVTDTAPQTEPLTGGVRLYINAMDCPTEERMIRAKLETMPEVKNLAFNLMDRVLTVQPATADSMPAIIRALEDIGFPPEVLDDDQSIPVEPSSGFFKDYGRLVLGGLCALVAEVLDYQAIDQAWLIVAFALLGIALSGLGTYKKGWTALRHLDFNINALMSIAVTGAMLIGEWPEAVMVMVLFTLAEVIESKSLDRARNAIKELMALAPDTATVKGPAGDWVAQPVGEVELGQTVRVRPGEKIPLDGEIISGSAAVNQAPITGESLPVEKTEGDKVFAGTLNETGMLELKVTALASNSTVARIIHAVEKAQSERAPAQRFIDRFARVYTPAVLILAALTALLMPLAFGWSWIDAVYRALVLLVIACPCALVISTPVTVVSGLAAAARHGVLIKGGLYLEQASKLKALAFDKTGTLTEGRPQVTHVELIGDATHADAVLFAASLASHSDHPISQAVVRFANEREQLSDFLSVDGFESLTGRGVQGRLEALDCVLGNHRLIHELGLCSSALEASLEAIEEQGQTAVVLVCDQRPWAIFAIADQPKTHSRKTLEQLRELNVHTLVLSGDNPHTVARIAEQLGVDDARGNLLPEQKLEAVQALKTQHGITAMVGDGINDAPAMASADIGFAMGAAGTDTAIETADVALMDDNLEKLPWFIRLSRTASWRLKQNITLALGIKLLFMVLALTGEATLWMAVFADLGASLLVIFNGLRLLRFK; this is translated from the coding sequence ATGCAATCGAAGTCATCAACCTCCTGCTGTGGCGGCTGCCAGACCGAAGCCACCGTGACCGATACCGCACCCCAGACGGAACCGTTGACGGGGGGCGTTCGCCTCTACATCAACGCGATGGACTGCCCCACCGAGGAGCGGATGATCCGCGCCAAGCTGGAAACCATGCCGGAAGTAAAAAACCTGGCATTTAACCTGATGGATCGGGTGTTGACCGTTCAACCCGCGACCGCTGACAGCATGCCCGCCATCATTCGAGCGCTGGAGGATATCGGCTTTCCCCCTGAAGTTCTCGATGATGATCAGTCGATCCCGGTCGAACCCTCTTCCGGTTTTTTCAAAGACTATGGGCGGTTGGTGCTTGGTGGGCTTTGCGCCCTGGTAGCCGAAGTCTTGGATTACCAAGCCATTGATCAAGCGTGGCTTATTGTAGCCTTTGCCTTGCTGGGTATCGCATTGAGCGGACTCGGTACATACAAGAAGGGCTGGACTGCGCTCAGGCACCTGGACTTCAATATCAACGCGCTGATGTCGATTGCCGTTACCGGTGCCATGCTGATCGGCGAGTGGCCGGAAGCGGTCATGGTGATGGTGCTTTTTACCCTGGCCGAGGTGATCGAAAGCAAGTCGTTGGATCGTGCGCGTAACGCCATCAAGGAGTTGATGGCGCTGGCGCCGGATACCGCGACCGTCAAAGGTCCCGCCGGGGATTGGGTGGCGCAGCCGGTTGGCGAGGTTGAGCTCGGTCAAACCGTGCGCGTCCGCCCCGGGGAGAAAATTCCACTCGATGGAGAAATCATCTCGGGGTCGGCGGCCGTTAACCAGGCACCCATTACCGGTGAGAGCCTGCCGGTCGAAAAAACGGAGGGTGATAAGGTGTTTGCCGGTACCCTGAATGAGACCGGCATGCTGGAACTTAAGGTCACGGCGCTTGCAAGTAATTCAACCGTTGCACGCATTATTCACGCGGTGGAGAAGGCGCAGAGTGAGCGCGCACCGGCGCAGCGCTTTATTGACCGTTTTGCACGCGTCTACACGCCTGCCGTTCTGATTCTGGCCGCCCTTACCGCACTGCTGATGCCGCTCGCCTTTGGCTGGAGCTGGATTGATGCGGTATATCGTGCCCTGGTTCTGCTGGTGATCGCATGCCCATGCGCGCTGGTGATCTCTACCCCGGTGACTGTGGTCAGCGGATTAGCGGCGGCGGCGCGTCATGGGGTGCTGATCAAAGGTGGGCTCTATCTGGAGCAGGCCAGCAAATTAAAAGCCTTGGCCTTTGATAAGACCGGCACCCTGACCGAGGGGCGCCCGCAGGTGACTCATGTCGAGCTGATCGGTGATGCAACGCACGCCGATGCGGTGCTGTTCGCCGCCTCCTTGGCCAGCCACTCAGACCATCCCATTTCGCAGGCGGTGGTTCGATTCGCCAACGAGCGGGAGCAACTCAGCGATTTTCTCTCCGTCGATGGGTTCGAGTCGCTGACCGGGCGCGGGGTTCAGGGGCGGCTGGAAGCGCTGGACTGCGTACTGGGGAACCACCGATTAATCCATGAACTCGGTCTTTGCTCCAGCGCCTTGGAAGCATCGCTGGAGGCGATCGAGGAACAGGGGCAGACCGCCGTGGTGTTAGTATGTGACCAGCGACCCTGGGCGATCTTTGCCATCGCCGATCAGCCCAAAACTCACAGTCGTAAAACCTTGGAACAATTAAGGGAATTAAATGTCCATACGCTGGTCCTGTCAGGCGACAATCCCCATACGGTAGCCCGTATTGCGGAACAACTGGGCGTCGACGATGCCCGCGGTAACTTGCTGCCGGAGCAAAAGCTGGAGGCCGTACAGGCATTAAAGACGCAGCACGGCATCACCGCGATGGTGGGCGATGGCATTAACGATGCGCCGGCGATGGCAAGTGCTGACATCGGCTTTGCCATGGGTGCCGCCGGTACCGATACCGCCATCGAAACCGCCGATGTGGCGTTGATGGATGACAACCTGGAAAAGCTGCCCTGGTTTATCCGGCTCAGCCGCACGGCGAGTTGGCGCCTCAAGCAGAATATCACCTTAGCGCTCGGCATCAAGCTGCTGTTTATGGTGCTGGCATTAACAGGTGAAGCAACGCTCTGGATGGCGGTGTTTGCCGATTTGGGTGCCAGCCTGTTGGTGATATTCAACGGCTTACGCTTATTACGTTTTAAATAG
- a CDS encoding DsbA family protein, whose translation MNKKLIVALSGVLLFALFGIAAYLLESQKTAGITEVASDPKIMKRYYSPTMGPSSAQVTIVEFFDPACETCRKFHPYVKQLMESNPGRVNIVMRYAPFHPGSDYIVKLLEAAKLQNLFWETLEATYESQPFWAQHGNPQPQTIWQYLGGVGLDIAKVKEDMQSQRFEQRIQQDLEDASALQVTKTPTFFVNGKPLSSFGYRQLKALVESEISENYQM comes from the coding sequence ATGAATAAAAAACTGATTGTCGCGTTATCCGGTGTTCTTCTTTTTGCACTGTTCGGGATAGCCGCCTATCTCCTTGAAAGCCAAAAAACGGCGGGGATCACCGAGGTCGCGAGCGACCCCAAGATAATGAAGCGGTATTATTCACCGACGATGGGTCCATCCAGCGCTCAGGTGACGATCGTCGAGTTTTTCGACCCTGCCTGTGAGACCTGCCGGAAGTTTCACCCCTACGTAAAGCAATTGATGGAATCAAATCCAGGGCGGGTCAACATTGTCATGCGCTACGCGCCGTTCCATCCGGGGTCTGACTATATCGTGAAACTGCTTGAAGCGGCCAAGCTCCAGAACCTGTTTTGGGAAACGCTTGAGGCGACTTATGAATCACAGCCCTTCTGGGCCCAGCACGGTAACCCTCAGCCGCAGACGATCTGGCAGTACCTGGGTGGTGTTGGCCTTGATATCGCGAAGGTCAAAGAGGATATGCAGAGCCAGCGCTTTGAACAGCGCATACAGCAAGACCTTGAAGACGCCAGCGCGCTGCAGGTAACCAAAACCCCGACCTTCTTTGTCAATGGCAAACCGCTCTCAAGCTTCGGTTATCGACAATTGAAAGCCTTGGTGGAGTCAGAAATCAGTGAAAATTACCAGATGTGA
- a CDS encoding zf-TFIIB domain-containing protein — MKCPHCDTLLQMTDRQGIEIDYCPSCRGVWLDRGELDKLIERSTQADDRRPESRRSEPRSDYQHQNHHRQGSHYKKRKSFLGELFDVFD, encoded by the coding sequence ATGAAATGCCCCCATTGTGACACCTTGCTGCAGATGACCGACCGGCAGGGGATCGAAATTGACTATTGCCCCAGCTGTCGCGGCGTCTGGTTGGATCGCGGTGAACTGGATAAGCTTATCGAGCGCTCAACGCAAGCCGATGACCGGCGTCCGGAATCGCGACGCAGCGAACCACGCTCGGACTACCAACATCAGAACCATCACAGACAGGGTTCGCACTATAAAAAACGCAAAAGCTTCCTTGGGGAACTTTTCGACGTTTTTGACTGA
- the lspA gene encoding signal peptidase II has translation MIKNDFPGTHRNRGVQILLVSMLTLALDQLSKWIALAYLLETPRVIEVTAFFNLRLGFNTGVSFGLFRDFFANAPELLALISLAIVAVLLIWAWRSDSFFERISLAVIAGGALGNIVDRWRQGAVTDFLDFHWAGWHWPTFNGADIFITLGAICLLLSGLRRTDETDWKEKQITGRRGPTRVN, from the coding sequence ATGATAAAAAATGATTTCCCCGGCACTCATCGAAACCGTGGAGTACAGATTTTACTTGTTTCTATGCTCACACTTGCACTGGACCAACTGAGCAAGTGGATAGCCCTTGCCTACCTGCTGGAAACACCGCGGGTGATTGAGGTGACGGCCTTCTTTAACCTGAGGCTTGGTTTCAACACGGGCGTGAGCTTCGGTTTGTTTCGTGACTTCTTTGCCAATGCGCCAGAACTGCTTGCGCTGATCAGCTTGGCGATAGTGGCTGTGCTGCTCATCTGGGCTTGGCGTTCCGATTCGTTTTTTGAGCGGATCAGTCTTGCCGTGATCGCGGGCGGAGCGCTTGGTAATATCGTTGATCGGTGGCGCCAGGGGGCGGTGACAGATTTTTTGGATTTTCACTGGGCTGGCTGGCACTGGCCGACATTTAACGGTGCCGACATCTTTATTACCTTGGGTGCGATTTGTCTGTTGCTGTCGGGGCTAAGGCGGACTGACGAAACCGATTGGAAAGAAAAGCAAATTACCGGCCGACGCGGGCCGACGAGGGTTAACTGA
- a CDS encoding Spy/CpxP family protein refolding chaperone, with protein sequence MKTKRWMLSAGMAMSLAAVSAVADQQWSGGMMSMMGGPGMMDGCGMMSGSSPQGKPAAGMKHGSGMMHNQGMMQNQGMMHGRGMAPEAMSERLGQSLQQLESELKLSADQQSEWQRFVTVVKSQSESMAQHHNRMYGLFEQSASMTLPERVALHKEMMGERFASMSQFNNAITAFYQSLNAEQKTLMDGYPMMGGM encoded by the coding sequence ATGAAAACGAAGCGATGGATGTTAAGTGCCGGAATGGCCATGAGTTTGGCTGCGGTATCGGCAGTGGCGGACCAGCAATGGTCCGGCGGAATGATGAGCATGATGGGCGGCCCTGGGATGATGGATGGGTGCGGCATGATGAGTGGCTCCTCACCCCAAGGGAAACCTGCTGCGGGTATGAAACACGGCTCCGGCATGATGCACAACCAGGGGATGATGCAGAACCAGGGCATGATGCACGGGCGTGGTATGGCGCCAGAGGCGATGAGCGAAAGGCTGGGGCAGAGCCTTCAGCAGCTAGAGAGTGAGTTAAAGCTGTCGGCCGATCAGCAGTCCGAGTGGCAACGATTTGTGACCGTTGTTAAGTCGCAGTCAGAATCGATGGCCCAGCATCACAATCGAATGTATGGGCTGTTCGAGCAAAGCGCCAGTATGACGCTGCCTGAGCGGGTTGCGTTGCACAAGGAAATGATGGGAGAGCGCTTTGCCAGTATGAGCCAGTTCAATAATGCGATAACAGCCTTCTATCAGTCGTTGAATGCAGAGCAGAAAACACTCATGGACGGTTATCCGATGATGGGGGGAATGTAG
- a CDS encoding DUF411 domain-containing protein, with the protein MKHLLTSALLVLALGNGTAAVAANPAWLESKSEKAYEITVYRSASCGCCKGWISHLKDHNFAVKDVVVDDVNPYKEKLGVPAQGASCHTAEVNGKVIEGHVPAQDIKALLGSNSDIRLLTVPGMPSGGPGMDMDGARKDAFKVYAVDSGEQVSVFNEYKQY; encoded by the coding sequence ATGAAACATCTACTCACATCGGCGCTACTAGTGCTGGCTTTAGGCAACGGAACAGCCGCCGTTGCCGCTAACCCAGCTTGGCTCGAAAGTAAGTCGGAGAAGGCTTACGAAATAACCGTTTATCGCAGTGCTTCTTGTGGTTGCTGCAAAGGTTGGATTTCCCATCTTAAAGACCATAACTTTGCCGTCAAGGACGTCGTGGTCGACGACGTGAATCCTTATAAAGAAAAGTTGGGTGTGCCCGCCCAGGGGGCGTCCTGTCATACGGCAGAAGTTAACGGCAAAGTGATTGAAGGGCATGTGCCTGCGCAAGACATCAAGGCCCTGCTTGGCTCAAATTCTGATATTCGCTTGCTGACTGTGCCGGGGATGCCTTCGGGTGGGCCGGGTATGGATATGGACGGTGCGAGAAAGGATGCCTTCAAGGTTTATGCTGTCGACAGTGGAGAGCAGGTCAGCGTCTTCAACGAATATAAGCAGTATTGA
- a CDS encoding disulfide bond formation protein B → MSSLLTNDQDTADNTGWSLIFFCWILAVVAVLGSLFFSEVMGLQPCVLCWYQRIFIYPLAVLFLVALFPLDKRVVRYTLPLAVIGWGFAVYHYLVYSGYIPESLQPCSQGVSCAEINLELFGFITIPMLSILAYSAIIALLLIFRKRTYP, encoded by the coding sequence ATGAGTAGTCTATTAACGAACGATCAAGACACAGCCGATAACACGGGCTGGTCGTTGATCTTTTTCTGCTGGATTCTGGCCGTTGTAGCGGTGCTGGGAAGTTTGTTTTTCAGTGAGGTGATGGGGCTGCAGCCCTGTGTGCTCTGCTGGTACCAGCGAATCTTTATCTACCCGCTGGCGGTACTCTTTCTGGTCGCGCTGTTCCCACTGGATAAACGCGTTGTTCGATACACGCTGCCGCTTGCCGTGATCGGGTGGGGATTTGCGGTGTACCACTACCTCGTTTACTCCGGTTACATTCCCGAAAGCTTGCAGCCCTGCAGCCAAGGGGTCTCCTGCGCGGAGATCAACTTGGAACTGTTCGGTTTTATCACCATCCCCATGCTGTCGATCTTGGCTTACTCAGCGATCATCGCTTTACTGTTAATTTTTAGAAAACGGACCTACCCATGA
- the cadR gene encoding Cd(II)/Pb(II)-responsive transcriptional regulator → MKIGELAKLTDTETVTIRFYERKGLMPPPERTTSNYRIYSDQHRERLLFIRHCRGIGINLDEIGQLLQCRDHPIDSCHHVNEMIDGHIVQTQRQIKELKQLEKQLRQLRTQCNQVVNPEGQAANCGILQFLENCQPEGVCSGHQHPQASD, encoded by the coding sequence ATGAAAATTGGAGAACTGGCAAAATTAACCGATACCGAAACGGTCACTATCCGGTTTTACGAGCGCAAAGGTTTGATGCCGCCACCCGAGCGTACCACTAGCAATTATCGCATATACAGTGATCAGCACAGGGAGCGGCTGCTGTTTATCCGCCATTGCCGCGGCATTGGCATCAATCTGGACGAAATCGGGCAACTGCTCCAGTGCCGAGATCACCCGATCGATAGCTGCCATCATGTCAATGAGATGATTGATGGCCACATTGTTCAAACCCAGCGGCAGATTAAAGAGCTGAAACAGCTGGAAAAACAGCTGCGCCAGCTACGGACGCAGTGCAACCAAGTTGTCAACCCGGAAGGGCAGGCGGCCAATTGCGGCATCCTACAATTCTTGGAAAACTGCCAGCCGGAAGGCGTATGCAGTGGACATCAGCATCCTCAGGCCTCTGATTAA
- a CDS encoding M23 family metallopeptidase, with protein sequence MSTATKVLTRLNSRPLALWKGFGVALIGYFALQVWIDWQVTDQASAPPQWEALAGPGVAVEETQPAPISHERLSERDATSEVVLAAKAGDTLDGLLKRLGLDSKMRSAVVQALTAEFDPQALQPGHEVVIRFEDNQKTPQQLLLKIDAGVKILLSFGDPLTVSRLTPAITSQERAVRFKLDRSVYASLKAANIPTRFAQDLSLMLAPLIQFDRAFKGGEKFEILWHEYPLAEGREAKPPNLRYVRIEMGDRTIEATRSNGTDSHSRIYKNGELVRTLVTPVDDGQISSIFGPRKHPVYGNVRMHTGVDYSALRGARVTASAPGEILYMGRRRGYGRVIEIQHEKGVVTRYAHLESFAAGLERDSRVAAGDEIGSVGASGIATGPNLHFEVLSNGRPLDPLFGPRTVLSKAISSVDGEHRDLFNMRDAFDRVLFDLKRSENG encoded by the coding sequence GTGAGTACGGCGACGAAAGTTCTAACGCGTTTGAATTCAAGGCCATTGGCGCTCTGGAAAGGTTTCGGTGTCGCCCTTATCGGCTATTTTGCATTGCAAGTCTGGATTGATTGGCAGGTAACGGATCAAGCAAGCGCGCCACCGCAGTGGGAGGCGCTCGCTGGGCCAGGGGTTGCTGTCGAGGAGACACAGCCTGCGCCCATCAGTCATGAACGTCTATCTGAGCGTGATGCAACGTCGGAGGTGGTACTCGCTGCAAAGGCAGGGGATACCCTCGATGGCTTGTTAAAGCGTCTGGGGCTTGATTCGAAGATGCGCTCTGCAGTGGTTCAGGCTCTCACTGCCGAGTTTGATCCGCAAGCACTTCAGCCAGGACACGAGGTGGTTATAAGGTTTGAAGACAACCAGAAAACACCACAGCAACTTCTGTTAAAGATTGATGCGGGCGTAAAAATCCTATTGTCATTCGGCGATCCATTAACTGTCTCTCGCTTGACTCCCGCGATAACGTCGCAAGAGCGAGCGGTTCGATTCAAGCTAGACCGTTCAGTTTATGCTTCGCTAAAAGCGGCGAACATCCCGACCCGCTTCGCCCAGGATCTATCGCTCATGTTGGCCCCTCTGATTCAGTTTGATCGGGCCTTCAAAGGTGGAGAGAAATTCGAAATCCTATGGCATGAATACCCATTGGCAGAGGGGCGCGAAGCCAAACCGCCGAATCTGAGGTATGTCCGTATAGAGATGGGCGATCGTACCATTGAAGCCACCCGCTCCAACGGTACCGATAGCCACTCCAGAATCTACAAGAACGGCGAGTTAGTCCGCACCTTGGTAACGCCCGTGGACGATGGGCAGATTTCATCTATTTTTGGACCGAGAAAACACCCTGTTTATGGCAATGTGCGGATGCATACCGGTGTAGACTACTCCGCCCTGCGTGGCGCTCGGGTCACGGCATCGGCTCCCGGGGAAATTCTTTATATGGGGCGCCGCCGCGGCTATGGTCGCGTTATTGAGATACAGCACGAGAAAGGGGTTGTGACTCGGTACGCACACTTAGAGTCCTTCGCGGCAGGCCTTGAGCGAGATAGTCGTGTAGCAGCAGGGGATGAAATCGGTAGTGTTGGCGCTTCAGGTATAGCGACCGGGCCCAACCTACATTTCGAAGTCTTGAGTAATGGGCGCCCCCTGGACCCACTTTTCGGTCCTCGAACGGTGCTTTCAAAAGCGATCAGCTCGGTGGATGGTGAACATCGCGACCTCTTCAATATGCGGGATGCCTTTGACCGAGTGCTCTTCGACTTAAAACGGAGCGAGAACGGATAG
- a CDS encoding recombinase family protein: protein MRLFGYARVSTSQQSLDVQVKALKAEGVRANRIFTDKVTGSHVNREGLRLLRLKVEEGDVILVKKLDLLGRDTADMIQLIKEFDEMGVAIRFLDDGISTEGTMGKMVVTILSAVAQAERQRILERTNEGRVEAKAKGVKFGRKRTIDRRRVKELREEGVGATDIAKQMGIGRSTVYKLLR, encoded by the coding sequence ATGAGACTCTTCGGTTACGCTCGTGTGTCCACAAGCCAGCAATCGCTCGATGTGCAGGTCAAAGCCCTCAAGGCGGAAGGAGTAAGAGCCAATCGAATCTTTACCGACAAAGTAACGGGTAGTCATGTTAACCGAGAGGGATTACGCCTATTGAGATTAAAGGTGGAGGAAGGCGATGTAATCCTGGTAAAAAAGCTGGATCTCCTTGGCCGTGACACTGCTGACATGATCCAGTTAATCAAGGAGTTCGATGAAATGGGTGTTGCTATCCGCTTTCTGGATGATGGCATTAGCACGGAAGGCACTATGGGAAAGATGGTTGTTACCATTCTTTCTGCCGTGGCACAGGCGGAACGACAACGGATATTGGAAAGAACAAATGAAGGACGTGTTGAGGCAAAAGCGAAAGGTGTTAAATTTGGTCGCAAGCGAACTATTGACCGAAGACGAGTAAAAGAGCTTCGTGAGGAAGGGGTTGGGGCTACAGACATTGCCAAGCAAATGGGTATCGGCAGGTCTACAGTGTATAAATTACTTAGGTAA
- a CDS encoding DsbA family protein — protein MLKRITAVAAIAGLLVLPSAYAEQSPKLTYDGQQYQGDTLPPALKQSLNQLAQQYNDQRRQAVDQYALNRYVQEEASRQSKDVKTLQQELMAVADPTEEQLKGFYEANKARIQGTFEQVKPELVNYLKRQQMTERAQQLLEQIALKKGYRVELPEPEQLRLDVATKGYPSKGNPDAKITLVEFADYQCPHCKNAVEAVDALLKQYGDKLRVVYRDFPINQSGISRKVAEAAVCADQQGQFWKFHDLAFERQNYLKSIPVDALAKEADLDMGKFGDCYQDAATQAKVTASLNEARELGLSGTPSFFVNGRPLGNTHGDLLKDLKELIDEELQAGS, from the coding sequence ATGCTTAAACGAATCACTGCCGTGGCTGCGATTGCCGGGTTGCTTGTTTTACCCTCCGCCTATGCAGAGCAATCCCCCAAGCTGACCTACGATGGCCAGCAGTATCAGGGGGACACCCTGCCGCCTGCGTTAAAGCAGTCACTGAACCAACTGGCGCAACAATACAACGACCAGCGCCGCCAGGCAGTCGATCAGTACGCGTTGAATCGCTATGTGCAGGAAGAAGCCAGCAGACAGAGCAAAGATGTCAAAACCTTGCAGCAGGAGCTGATGGCCGTCGCCGATCCGACCGAGGAGCAACTGAAGGGGTTCTACGAGGCCAACAAGGCACGTATCCAAGGTACCTTCGAGCAGGTTAAGCCCGAGCTGGTTAACTACCTCAAGCGGCAGCAGATGACGGAAAGAGCGCAGCAGCTATTGGAGCAGATCGCGCTGAAAAAGGGCTACCGCGTGGAACTTCCCGAGCCTGAACAACTGCGCCTAGACGTTGCTACCAAGGGGTACCCCTCCAAGGGAAACCCAGACGCAAAAATCACTCTGGTTGAATTTGCCGATTACCAATGCCCCCACTGTAAGAATGCGGTCGAGGCCGTCGATGCGCTTCTCAAACAGTACGGCGATAAACTTCGTGTCGTCTATAGAGACTTCCCGATTAATCAGTCCGGTATCTCCCGTAAAGTTGCGGAAGCCGCGGTGTGCGCCGACCAACAAGGGCAATTCTGGAAATTCCATGATCTCGCGTTCGAGCGCCAAAACTACCTCAAGTCAATCCCTGTCGATGCCCTGGCCAAGGAAGCGGACTTGGATATGGGCAAGTTTGGTGACTGTTACCAAGACGCCGCCACCCAGGCCAAAGTGACCGCGTCGCTGAATGAAGCACGCGAGCTGGGTCTCTCCGGGACGCCATCGTTTTTCGTCAATGGTCGGCCGCTGGGCAACACCCACGGCGATCTGCTGAAAGACCTGAAGGAATTGATCGACGAGGAGCTACAGGCCGGTAGTTGA